In the genome of Anas platyrhynchos isolate ZD024472 breed Pekin duck chromosome 23, IASCAAS_PekinDuck_T2T, whole genome shotgun sequence, one region contains:
- the BRF2 gene encoding transcription factor IIIB 50 kDa subunit → MAERGGDRGRDRGRDRGQDRGRCPECGSAALVEDSHYAQQQLVCAACGCVLAEGLLTTTYTDEQHLREVAYSQSTGQKEQLSRCMQRGIRRVQDLCKVLQLPSVFEETAVGYFQRALQHPAFHLVSLEKKELLGGCCVFVTCRQHNWPLTMGTICSLLYAKQELFAGVYLSVQKELGISVPALSLADLVKTHLSSFHLFRRAEDVPAPFVEDEERVVARTLQVVELASETWLVTGRHPVPIVTAAAFLSWQSLRPAARLACSLARFCEVAGIPLPPPARLRLRELHEILLRMASQLAWLRVFHLDKKTVVKHLGDLLQHRLVLLKNAFSLQDVEEQHGEAQGEGSAGSPPAAGPGQEEGCPLEGKRQCDSSRRPLLPPCLIHPRKRLRTAALSESDAALTGDEPISDSEIEQYLRGPQELRAFRKAKAWQ, encoded by the exons atggcggagcggggcggggaccggggccgggaccggggccgggaccggggccAGGACCGGGGCCGCTGCCCCGAGTGCGGCTCGGCCGCGCTGGTGGAGGACTCGCACTacgcccagcagcagctggtgtgCGCCGCCTGCGGCTGTGTGCTGGCCGAGGGGCTGCTCACCACCACCTACACCGACGAGCAGCACCTGCGAG AGGTGGCCTATTCCCAGAGCACCGGCCAGAAAGAGCAGCTGAGCCGCTGCATGCAGCGAG GGATCCGGCGGGTCCAGGATCTCTGTAAAGTCCTGCAGCTCCCATCGGTGTTTGAGGAAACGGCCGTGGGGTACTTCCAGCGAGCGCTGCAGCACCCCGCCTTCCACctggtcagcctggagaagaaggagctcctggggggctgctgcGTCTTCGTGACGTGCCGGCAGCACAACTGGCCGCTGACCATGGGCACGATCTGCTCCCTGCTTTATGCTAAGCAGGAGCTGTTCGCCGGCGTCTACCTGAGCGTGCAGAAGGAGCTCGGCATCTCCGTGCCCGCGCTGAGCCTGGCGGATCTGGTGAAGACACACCTCAGCAG CTTCCACCTGTTCCGGCGCGCCGAGGACGTCCCTGCCCCGTTTGTGGAGGACGAGGAGCGGGTGGTGGCCCGCACGCTGCAGGTGGTGGAGCTGGCCAGCGAGACGTGGCTGGTCACGGGCCGCCACCCCGTCCCCATCGTCACGGCCGCGGCGTTCCTGTCCTGGCAGTCCCTGCGGCCCGCCGCCCGCCTTGCCTGCTCCTTGGCGCGGTTCTGCGAGGTGGCGGGCATCCCCCtgcccccgcccgcccgcctgaGGCTGCGGGAGCTGCACGAGATCCTCCTGAGGATGGCATCCCAGCTCGCCTGGCTGCGGGTGTTCCACTTGGACAAGAAGACGGTGGTGAAGCACCTCGGGGACCTGCTGCAGCACCGGCTGGTCCTGCTGAAAAACGCCTTCAGCCTGCAGGATGTGGAGGAGCAGCACGGGGAAGCCCAGGGTGAGGGATCTGCCggctctcctccagcagcagggccaggacaGGAGGAGGGCTGCCCTTTGGAAGGGAAACGCCAGTGTGACAGCAGCCGGAGGCCCCTGCTGCCGCCCTGCCTCATCCATCCGAGGAAGAGGCTGCGGACGGCAGCCCTGAGCGAGTCGGATGCTGCCCTCACCGGGGACGAGCCCATCTCGGACAGTGAGATAGAGCAGTACCTGCGGGGCCCCCAGGAGCTCCGCGCCTTCAGGAAGGCCAAGGCGTGGCAGTGa